In one window of Sphingobacteriales bacterium DNA:
- a CDS encoding replication-associated recombination protein A, translating into NFVNLEFLPEAISGKKFFEPSKNPREEEIRKHLRQLWKNKYGY; encoded by the coding sequence GCAACTTCGTCAACCTTGAGTTTCTGCCTGAAGCCATCAGTGGGAAAAAATTTTTCGAGCCTTCTAAAAATCCGAGAGAGGAAGAAATCAGAAAACATTTGCGTCAACTCTGGAAAAACAAATATGGATATTGA